One stretch of Molothrus aeneus isolate 106 chromosome 2, BPBGC_Maene_1.0, whole genome shotgun sequence DNA includes these proteins:
- the GATD3 gene encoding glutamine amidotransferase-like class 1 domain-containing protein 3, mitochondrial, with the protein MLTSRGPALCTALRRAAPGGLASFHSSARRCRAARVAVVLSGCGVYDGTEIHEASAVLVHLSRGGAEVQMYAPDVPQMHVIDHSKGQPAEAESRNVLVESARIARGKITSLAKLTTADHDAVIFPGGFGAAKNLSTFAVDGKDCKVNREVERVLKDFHKAGKPIGLCCISPVLAAKVLSGAEVTVGHEEEEGGKWPYAGTAGAIKELGAKHCVKEVTEAHVDTKNKVVTTPAFMCETALHHIFDGIGAMVKNVLKLTGK; encoded by the exons ATGCTGACCTCCCGAGGCCCGGCCCTGTGCACGGCGCTGCGGCGAGCAGCGCCCGGCGGCCTCGCTTCCTTCCACTCCTCCGCTCGGCGCTGCCGCGCCGCCCGCGTCGCTGTG GTCCTGTCTGGCTGTGGTGTCTATGATGGCACAGAAATCCACGAGGCATCAGC TGTCCTGGTTCACCTGAGCCGTGGGGGAGCTGAGGTTCAGATGTATGCTCCAGATGTCCCTCAGATGCATGTCATTGACCACAGTAAAGGGCAACCAGCTGAAGCTGAGTCAAG GAATGTTTTAGTGGAATCTGCCAGAATTGCTCGTGGTAAAATCACAAGCCTGGCTAAGCTCACTACAGCAGACCACGATGCTGTGATATTCCCTGGTGGATTTGGAGCTGCCAAAAACTT ATCTACCTTTGCTGTTGATGGGAAGGATTGCAAGGTGAACAGAGAAGTTGAGCGAGTCCTGAAAGACTTCCACAAAGCAGGCAAACCTATTGG cctgtgctgcatttccccagtgctggcagcaaaGGTGCTCTCTGGTGCTGAGGTAACTGTGGGCcatgaagaggaggaagggggcAAGTGGCCTTATGCTGGGACTGCAGGAGCCATCAAAGAGCTGGGAGCAAAACACTGTGTGAAAGAAGTAACC GAAGCTCATGTGGATACAAAAAATAAGGTGGTGACCACCCCAGCGTTTATGTGTGAAACAGCATTACACCATATCTTTGATGGCATTGGGGCAATGGTGAAGAATGTGCTAAAATTAACTggcaaataa